One Triticum dicoccoides isolate Atlit2015 ecotype Zavitan chromosome 5B, WEW_v2.0, whole genome shotgun sequence genomic window carries:
- the LOC119307471 gene encoding serine/threonine-protein phosphatase 5-like, with the protein MADGGGGRAAELKDQGNEHFKSGNYLKAAALYTQAIKLDSDNPTLYSNRAAAFLQLVKLNKALADAETTIKLKPEWEKGYFRKGCVLEAMEQYEEAISAFQIALQHNPQNTEVARKIKRLTQLAREQKRAVDVENLRSNIDIGKNLQSLKKELVTKYGDAKMGQNIFSFVISVIESAIKVWHDTGKVDAKVDFLLDDQKTDTEKYAPVVNIEKAFESPHTHGSCFAYLRQYSEESFSKAACMVAPKSIISYPQVWKGQGSRKWKLDQSDGFFVQFESPILRKIWFVASTTEKGRALCRSPEPLDITIHEILPRIFKENEATA; encoded by the exons atggcGGACGGAGGCGGTGGACGGGCGGCGGAGCTGAAGGACCAGGGGAACGAGCACTTCAAGTCCGGGAACTACCTCAAGGCCGCCGCGCTCTACACGCAGGCCATCAAGCTCGACTCCGACAATCCCACCCTCTACAg CAACCGAGCTGCTGCATTTCTGCAGCTGGTTAAGCTTAATAAGGCACTTGCTGATGCTGAGACGACAATAAAACTGAAACCAGAGTGGGAGAAG GGTTATTTCAGGAAAGGATGTGTTTTGgaggccatggagcagtatgaggag GCAATATCTGCTTTTCAAATAGCTTTGCAGCACAATCCACAAAATACAGAAGTCGCGAGAAAGATCAAGAGGCTTACTCAGTTAGCAAGGGAACAGAAGCGAGCTGTTGATGTGGAGAACCTGCGTTCCAATATTGACATTGGGAAGAACTTGCAGTCATTGAAAAAGGAGCTG GTTACAAAGTATGGAGATGCAAAAATGGGACAAAATATATTCTCATTTGTTATCAGTGTGATTGAATCAGCGATAAAGGTTTGGCATGACACAGGAAAGGTGGATGCTAAGGTCGATTTTCTTCTTGATGATCAGAAGACTGACACTGAAAAATATGCCCCAGTGGTTAACATTGAGAAG GCCTTTGAGTCACCCCATACCCATGGCAGTTGCTTCGCATATTTGCGGCAATACTCTGAGGAGTCTTTTTCAAAGGCTGCCTGTATGGTAGCACCTAAGAGCATCATCTCCTATCCACAG GTCTGGAAAGGTCAAGGATCAAGAAAATGGAAGCTTGACCAGAGTGATGGGTTCTTTGTACAATTTGAATCACCAATTTTACGGAAGATATGGTTTGTTGCTAGCACAACAGAGAAGGGACGAGCATTGTGCAG GAGCCCTGAGCCCTTGGACATTACCATCCACGAGATCCTTCCTCGTATATTCAAAGAGAACGAAGCTACTGCTTGA